A region from the Schistocerca serialis cubense isolate TAMUIC-IGC-003099 chromosome 1, iqSchSeri2.2, whole genome shotgun sequence genome encodes:
- the LOC126464979 gene encoding piggyBac transposable element-derived protein 3-like, giving the protein MIRFKGHNIMRQYVKNKPVKWGPEVGFGESVILQLTKSLSRLGCEIYKDSFFNSPALQYYLDLQSIRSCGTVRTNRKNIPKTFPPDKEMKRDDSYSLMKRRQSGSSEKIDVQCPLMIRKYNKWMGGVDLMDQKKVTYEIDRKAKIKYYLRIFFDLLDIGVNNARQRKLSTVVKTSRRLQTSCNPKSPDHRMIKSGVRKRCVHCASKCVENRTYNICDQCGVNLRFTSSRNCFAEFHIK; this is encoded by the exons ATGATCAGATTCAAAGGACATAATATTATGCGACAGTATGTCAAAAATAAGCCAGTCAAATggg GTCCTGAAGTAGGGTTTGGTGAGTCAGTAATTCTGCAACTGACAAAATCACTATCCAGACTGGGATGTGAAATTTACAAAGATAGCTTTTTTAACTCTCCAGCTTTGCAGTATTACCTTGATTTACAAAGTATCAGATCATGTGGAACAGTGCGCACCAATCGTAAAAACATCCCAAAGACATTCCCTCcagacaaggaaatgaaaagagaTGATTCATACAGTCTCA TGAAGAGGCGTCAGTCTGGTTCTTCTGAAAAGATCGATGTTCAATGTCCTCTTATGATAAGAAAGTACAACAAGTGGATGGGAGGGGTGGACCTTATGGACCAGAAGAAAGTGacttatgagatcgacaggaaggcaaAGATTAAGTATTACCTGagaattttctttgatcttcttgaCATTGGTGTAAATAATGC TCGACAAAGAAAGTTATCAACAGTAGTGAAAACATCAAGGAGGTTGCAGACCAGTTGCAATCCAAAGAGTCCAGACCACCGAATGATAAAATCAGGTGTAAGGAAGAGATGTGTTCATTGTGCTTCAAAGTGTGTTGAAAATCGCACTTACAATATTTGTGATCAGTGTGGTGTTAATTTACGCTTTACTTCAAGCAGAAACTGTTTTGCAGAATTTCACATCAAATAG